Within Actinoplanes sp. L3-i22, the genomic segment GCACGGCGCCGGCTTCCACTGGCGCGACGACGACCCGGGCGGCCGGCAGTCCCAGGACTGGCACCGCGCGGCCCGCGCCGGGGACCAGCACGCGGCGCGGCGCCTGCTGGACTACAACGAGGACGACGTACGGGCGACGCTCGCCGTCCGGCAATGGCTCGCGGGTCTGTGAGCGCGTTCACCCGGTATTCATGATCCTGCCGTTCCCCGGAGCATTCCCGGTCCCGTCCGACTGGGGCATCGTCCCTTGTGGTTGATCTTCAACCATTGACGAGAGGCGAAGTGTGACATTCACGGGGATGCGGCTCCTGTCGCAGCGGTCCAGGCTTCTGACCTTCGCGATCCTGCTCGGCCTGCTGGCCGGCACGCTCGCGGTGGCTCGCCCGGCGCGCGCGGCCGGCTACGGCTACTGGATGATCAAGAGCGAGGTCTACGGCAAGTGTCTCAGCACCAACCTGGCCACCTCGCCGGCCGGCGGCGTGACCCATCAGGTGTACCTGACCACCTGTAACCCGGCCACCACGCACCAGTGGTGGCAGGTCAACGTGGGCGGTCTGGACGACAAGGTCACCAGCTGGGTGAAGGACGACGGCTACTACTGGGAGCTCAGCGCGAACGGCTCCCCGCTGCTCGGCGTCGAGGGCATCCACGCCGTCTACACCGCCCGCCAGTCGGACGTCGACGGCCACAAGTGGACCCTGGGCAGTGGCGGCCCGATCGAGTTCATCAACAGGTCCAAGTACGAGAACACCCAGTGGCTGTTGAGCGCCTCGGACCAGAACCCGTACGCCGGTGGCGGCTACCGCGTCTACACCTCGAAGTTGCGTAGCCCGGCCGCGCCCGCGCAGTGGTGGGTCCTCACCACCCAGAACTCCGCTGGCCCGCCGCCGTGCGCCACCTGCATCGTCACGCCCCGATCGTGACGTGACGGGCGGCGCCCGGCCCGACGGCCGGGTGCCGCCCGTTGACACGCCACCGCTCGTGCCGTAAGCCCGGAGGCCAGACCCGAGCGAACCGGAGACGCCCATGGTGACCGTCCGTCAGCCCCTCGTCGAGCGCACGGCGCGGCTCGTGCTCGCCGGCTATCTCCTGGCGCTGCTGCTCACCGCGATCGCGGCCGGCGCCGGCCGGATCGAGCTCACGCTCTTCGCCTGGGCCTGGCTGGCGGTGCCGGTCATCGCCTTCGGCCAGTCGGTGTGGACGGCCGCCCGCGCCCGCCGCGCCACCGACCCGGCCCGCGCGGCCGACCTGTCCCTGCAGGCCGCCATCCAGCTGATCATCGGCCTGCTCCTGCTCGGCTCGTTCCTCTACAACTGGTACCGCGCACCCCAGGCCTTCCTCAACTGGTGGTGACGTCGAACAGCGATTCCCGCACCATCGCTCCGCCCGGGTTTTTGGCACCGCAACCACCCTCGGACGTCGCCCTGGAGGGTCTCGCGTTTTGGGCGCCCCGCGCCCTGCGAGGCCCGGAAGGGTCCCCGCGGGAGCGACGATCAGTTATTGGCCGCAGCGTGGGAAATGCTGAATTTGATCTTCGTCTATCCTGCGTAGCGGGGTTGCTGGAGGCTGCGGCGGAACTCCGCGTGGGCGCTCCGGAAGACCGCGTTGAGGCGTTCCAGCTCGGTTTCGGTGGGTTCGCGGCGCAGGTGGACGCCGATCTTGAATTCGCCGTCCTCGATCGTCACGTCGAGGCGTTCGAGCAGGTCCGTGGGCAGGCGGGTGAGCACGAACTCGCGGAAGGCGTCGGCGATCGTGCCCGGCATGTCGCCGCAGCCGCAGGTCCGGCCGTCGAGGACGGCGCCGAGGTGGCTGCGGCCGGCGAGCGCGTCCGGGTGCGCAGGCCCGAGCAGCGGCAGGCCCTCCTCGAGGACCCGCTGCGCCTCCGGCAGCCGCGCCTCGTGCTGGAAGAAGAGGCCGAGCGCGACCAACGCCCGGCCGACCGTCTCGTGATCGGCGCCGCGGCGGGCCTGGGTCAGCGCCGCGGTCAGCCGGTACTCCGCGGGCGCGGTGCTACCGAGCTCGTTCAGGGCGAGGCCCCAGTTGCGCAGCACCTGGCTCTGCAGCTCCGGGCGGCCGACCTGATCCGCCCGGCGGTAGGCGGCCTCGTAGGTCCGCAGCGCCGCGTCGTCGTCGCCGGTCTCGCTCTGCGCCATCGCCAGCCCGAGCGCGGCCGTCACCGCGTCCTCCAGCCGCCCCTGCCGGTCGTAGGAGTCGAGCACCCGCTCGATCGCCTCGACCCGGCCGGACTGGTCGCCGAGGTCGCTGCTCAGGTTCGCCAGCGCGGACAGCGCGTTCAGCGTCGCCTGGTGATCCGCGCCCAGCCTGGTCCCGACCGCGTCGATCAGGGCGGCGAGCAGCTCCTTCGACGCCGGGTCGGCGTGGTCGAGCCGGGTCACCACGGCGCCCGCGAGCTCCTCGACGACCGGGTCCGGCAGCTGGTCGAGGCCGACGAACAGCGGCTCACCGGTGCCGCCGGCGTGCACGATCGCCGCCCGCAGCGCCAGCGCGGTCGCCACCCGGGCGTGCCCGTTGCGCCAGAAGTTCGCCACCGCCTCCTCGACGACCTGGCGGGCCCGCGCCCCGTCGCCGCGTTCGAGCAGCAGGTCGGCGAGGGGTTCGAGGCCGAAGGCGTACCCGGCGTGCTCCCGGCCGTAGAACGCCAGCCGCTCCTGGACACCCTCCCGCAGCGACGCCTCGGCCTCGTCCAGCCGGCCGGCCAGCCGCAGCGCCATGCCGAGATTCATCCGGTACGTCAGCTGGTCCTTGTGCGTCTCGTGGTCCCGCGGCGGCGCCGACGCGGCCTGCCGGTAGCACTCGATCGCCCGGTCCAGCTGGTCCGCGTTGAGCAGGACGTTGCCGAGGTCGCACTGGGCCGAGGCCCACGCCGGGCTGCCCGTGCCGTGCTTGTCGGCGGCCGAGCGCAGCTCCCGGGACATCAGGCTCTCGGCATCGACCAGGCGCCCCTCCCGCAGGAGCGCGAATGCCACATCGACCGGACTCGGTGTCGTCGTCACGAGCCGAGATTCTAGGGGCCGGCAAAATGTCGGTGGGGGCTTCTACGGTGTCGGCATGGCTCTCATCTACGCGTTCCGCGACGAGGCGGGGCACTGGCACGGTGACCCCGCCGGTCACCCACCCGACGGCGAATCCATCCTGACGTTCCGGCCCGGTCCCGGTGATCCCGGGTGGCGCAGTCCCTTCGCCGGGCAGGCGCTGGTCGTCCGGATGGCCGGGATCGTGGCCGCCACACCCGGCCTGGTCAGGTATTTCC encodes:
- a CDS encoding tetratricopeptide repeat protein, with amino-acid sequence MTTTPSPVDVAFALLREGRLVDAESLMSRELRSAADKHGTGSPAWASAQCDLGNVLLNADQLDRAIECYRQAASAPPRDHETHKDQLTYRMNLGMALRLAGRLDEAEASLREGVQERLAFYGREHAGYAFGLEPLADLLLERGDGARARQVVEEAVANFWRNGHARVATALALRAAIVHAGGTGEPLFVGLDQLPDPVVEELAGAVVTRLDHADPASKELLAALIDAVGTRLGADHQATLNALSALANLSSDLGDQSGRVEAIERVLDSYDRQGRLEDAVTAALGLAMAQSETGDDDAALRTYEAAYRRADQVGRPELQSQVLRNWGLALNELGSTAPAEYRLTAALTQARRGADHETVGRALVALGLFFQHEARLPEAQRVLEEGLPLLGPAHPDALAGRSHLGAVLDGRTCGCGDMPGTIADAFREFVLTRLPTDLLERLDVTIEDGEFKIGVHLRREPTETELERLNAVFRSAHAEFRRSLQQPRYAG